A single Comamonas sp. NLF-1-9 DNA region contains:
- the fnr gene encoding fumarate/nitrate reduction transcriptional regulator Fnr — MPHRALQIACSRCSLRELCMPVDISAADMERLDTLVTTRRRVKRGKPLYSRGDRFSALYAIRSGFFKTRVTASDGREQVTGFQMAGEIMGLDGIVSDEHTCDALALEDAEVCEMPYDRIESLSREVPALQTHVHKIMSREIVRDHGVMLLLGSMRAEERVASFLMNLLQRLHVRGFSEAELVLRMTREEIGSYLGLTLETVSRTFSRFADDGLIEVKHRQVRILDGAGLQTIVDSAGARR, encoded by the coding sequence ATGCCCCACCGCGCCCTCCAGATCGCCTGTTCCCGCTGCAGCCTGCGCGAGCTGTGCATGCCCGTGGACATCAGCGCGGCCGACATGGAGCGGCTCGACACTCTGGTGACCACGCGCCGGCGCGTCAAGCGCGGCAAGCCGCTGTATTCGCGCGGCGACCGCTTCAGCGCGCTGTACGCGATCCGCTCGGGGTTTTTCAAGACGCGTGTCACGGCAAGCGACGGGCGCGAGCAGGTCACGGGCTTTCAGATGGCCGGCGAGATCATGGGGCTCGACGGCATCGTCTCGGACGAACACACCTGCGACGCGCTGGCGCTGGAAGACGCCGAGGTCTGCGAGATGCCCTACGACCGCATCGAGTCGCTGTCGCGCGAGGTGCCGGCGCTGCAGACCCATGTGCACAAGATCATGAGCCGCGAGATCGTGCGCGACCACGGTGTGATGCTGCTGCTGGGCAGCATGCGCGCCGAAGAGCGCGTGGCCTCCTTCCTGATGAATCTGCTGCAGCGCCTGCATGTGCGCGGCTTTTCCGAGGCCGAGCTGGTGCTGCGCATGACGCGCGAGGAAATCGGCAGCTACCTGGGGCTGACGCTGGAGACGGTGAGCCGCACCTTCTCGCGCTTTGCCGACGATGGCCTGATCGAGGTCAAACACCGCCAGGTGCGCATCCTCGATGGCGCCGGCCTGCAGACCATCGTGGACAGCGCCGGGGCTCGGCGTTGA
- the arfB gene encoding alternative ribosome rescue aminoacyl-tRNA hydrolase ArfB gives MVTTAALLEREAQITAIRAQGAGGQNVNKVSSAVHLRFDVAASALPAELKQRLLALPDARVTAEGQVLIKAQRYRTQQANRRDALARLQELVEQAARPVLPRKATRPTRASRERRLQAKRLRGAVKALRGRPRD, from the coding sequence ATGGTAACCACGGCAGCGCTGCTCGAGCGCGAGGCGCAGATCACCGCGATCCGCGCGCAGGGCGCGGGCGGGCAGAACGTGAACAAGGTCTCGAGCGCGGTGCACCTGCGCTTTGACGTGGCCGCCTCCGCCCTGCCCGCCGAGCTCAAGCAGCGCCTGCTGGCGCTGCCTGACGCGCGCGTCACCGCCGAGGGCCAGGTGCTCATCAAGGCGCAGCGCTATCGCACGCAGCAGGCCAATCGGCGCGACGCGCTGGCGCGGTTGCAAGAGCTGGTGGAGCAGGCGGCGCGCCCCGTCCTGCCGCGCAAGGCGACGCGGCCCACGCGCGCCTCGCGCGAGCGACGCCTGCAGGCCAAGCGCCTGCGCGGGGCCGTGAAAGCCTTGCGGGGCCGGCCTCGCGATTGA
- a CDS encoding DMT family transporter produces MSLLSRRQTVGLVLLVLAWGINWPVMKVTLREMGPLYFRALTMFGGALVLALYFRSRGLRLLPRGWSEWRAVVVLGLPNILGWHALSIIGVAQLPAGRAATLGFTMPVWTVLLSVLFYREKLTGRLLVGVLAVLAGITLLLWNELAQIAGRPAGIAWMQGAAFSWALGTIWMRRAHLSMPAETLVVWMMVLASMALWPLALWLEPPQQWHFSAPVWASLVWSVFINYGLAQVIWFALVRVLPPTTSAMSVMAVPMVGILSAPFVIGEWPHWQDLAAMVCVVVAIGAVLLRRD; encoded by the coding sequence ATGTCCCTGCTCTCGCGCCGGCAAACGGTCGGCCTCGTCCTGCTGGTGCTTGCCTGGGGCATCAACTGGCCGGTCATGAAGGTGACGCTGCGCGAGATGGGGCCCCTCTATTTTCGCGCGCTGACCATGTTCGGCGGCGCGCTGGTGCTGGCGCTGTATTTTCGCTCGCGCGGCCTGCGCCTGCTGCCGCGCGGCTGGTCCGAATGGCGCGCGGTAGTGGTGCTTGGGCTGCCCAACATTCTGGGCTGGCACGCCTTGTCCATCATCGGCGTGGCGCAACTGCCCGCGGGGCGCGCGGCCACGCTGGGCTTCACCATGCCGGTCTGGACGGTGCTGCTGTCGGTGCTGTTCTATCGCGAGAAACTGACCGGGCGGCTGCTGGTGGGCGTGCTGGCGGTCCTGGCCGGCATCACGCTGCTGCTATGGAACGAGCTGGCGCAGATCGCCGGGCGCCCGGCCGGCATCGCCTGGATGCAAGGCGCGGCCTTCAGCTGGGCGCTGGGCACCATCTGGATGCGCCGCGCGCACCTGAGCATGCCGGCCGAAACCCTGGTGGTCTGGATGATGGTGCTGGCCTCCATGGCGCTGTGGCCGCTGGCCCTCTGGCTGGAGCCGCCGCAGCAGTGGCATTTCAGCGCCCCGGTCTGGGCCAGCCTGGTGTGGAGCGTGTTCATCAACTACGGCCTGGCGCAGGTGATCTGGTTTGCGCTGGTGCGCGTGCTGCCGCCGACCACCAGCGCGATGAGCGTGATGGCCGTGCCCATGGTCGGCATCCTGAGCGCGCCCTTCGTGATCGGCGAGTGGCCGCACTGGCAAGACCTCGCGGCCATGGTTTGCGTGGTCGTCGCGATCGGGGCGGTGCTGCTCAGGCGCGATTAG
- a CDS encoding alpha/beta fold hydrolase, whose translation MVGQPEAVVRLQAQARCVRSPLAGSGGAIVWHVWAERRGGRAPLVLLHGGSGSWTHWLRNIEALVASGREVWAADLPGFGDSAAVPGAQDVDGLLAPLLASLRSVLAQRPCDLVGFSFGAMAAGMLQAACPALARCLVLVGAPGMTAAAPNRVGLRGWRHLPGAAEQLAVHRHNLAAMMFADAAHIDETALQLHARNAERDRLTRRRLSNTDILARALRQLACPVHAVYGEHDALYRGRFDELRAAWAASARDFRGLHLLEGAGHWAPYEQAPAFNRLLLQLLDAPAP comes from the coding sequence GTGGTAGGCCAGCCCGAGGCGGTGGTGCGCCTGCAGGCGCAGGCGCGCTGCGTGCGCAGCCCGCTGGCGGGCTCGGGCGGCGCCATCGTCTGGCATGTCTGGGCCGAACGCCGTGGTGGCCGTGCGCCGCTGGTGCTGCTGCACGGCGGCAGCGGCAGCTGGACGCACTGGCTGCGCAACATCGAGGCGCTGGTGGCCAGCGGGCGCGAGGTCTGGGCAGCGGACCTGCCGGGCTTTGGCGATTCGGCCGCGGTGCCCGGCGCGCAGGACGTCGATGGGCTGCTGGCGCCGCTGCTGGCTTCGCTGCGCAGCGTGCTTGCGCAGCGGCCTTGCGATCTCGTCGGGTTTTCCTTCGGCGCCATGGCGGCCGGCATGCTGCAAGCCGCGTGTCCCGCGCTGGCGCGCTGCCTGGTGCTGGTGGGCGCGCCCGGCATGACGGCCGCGGCGCCCAACCGCGTGGGCTTGCGCGGCTGGCGCCATCTGCCGGGCGCGGCCGAGCAGCTTGCGGTGCACAGGCACAACCTCGCGGCCATGATGTTTGCCGATGCTGCGCACATCGACGAGACGGCGCTGCAACTGCACGCGCGCAACGCCGAACGCGACCGCCTCACGCGCCGGCGTCTGTCCAACACCGACATCCTTGCGCGCGCGCTGAGGCAGCTTGCCTGCCCGGTACATGCCGTCTATGGCGAGCACGACGCGCTCTACCGCGGCCGTTTTGATGAGCTGCGCGCGGCCTGGGCCGCCAGCGCGCGCGACTTTCGCGGGCTGCATCTGCTGGAGGGCGCCGGGCATTGGGCGCCCTATGAACAGGCGCCCGCCTTCAACCGTCTGCTGCTGCAACTGCTGGACGCGCCTGCACCCTGA
- the aroQ gene encoding type II 3-dehydroquinate dehydratase, translating into MAQTVYVLNGPNLNLLGTREPEVYGAQTLADVEQLCRQACERHGLALVFRQSNHEGALVDSIHEAGREHAAGRLAGVVLNAGAYTHTSVALPDAIKGTGVALIELHISNVFAREAFRHHSWISPVARGLICGLGVQGYALAIDAIARW; encoded by the coding sequence ATGGCGCAAACTGTCTACGTACTCAACGGTCCCAATCTGAATCTGCTCGGCACGCGCGAGCCCGAGGTTTATGGCGCGCAGACCCTGGCCGACGTGGAGCAGCTGTGCCGCCAGGCCTGCGAGCGCCACGGCCTGGCGCTGGTGTTTCGCCAGAGCAACCACGAGGGCGCGCTGGTAGACAGCATCCATGAAGCCGGGCGCGAGCATGCCGCAGGACGCCTGGCCGGCGTGGTGCTCAACGCCGGCGCCTACACCCACACCAGCGTGGCGCTGCCCGATGCCATCAAGGGCACGGGCGTGGCGCTGATCGAGCTGCACATCAGCAACGTCTTTGCACGCGAGGCATTTCGGCACCACTCGTGGATTTCACCGGTCGCCCGCGGGCTCATCTGCGGGCTCGGGGTGCAGGGCTACGCCCTGGCCATAGACGCCATCGCCCGGTGGTAG